The genomic region TTTTGTCTTTCCGGTGATCGTATTTGATAGTTTTGGATACGCCGGTGACCCCGGTCGTCGTTTTATTTTTCGGCGGCTTGAGAAAACGGGTTTTGCTGCCTTTTAAAACGACCAGCATCTGATCCCGCCACGCAATGGCGGCCTGCAGGGATTTATTTTTATTGCCCCACAATTTATGCGAAAAATATCGGCTGCTTTCTTTACCGCGCCTGACGATACGGACTTGATATCCAAAAACGTCCGGTTCTGTGATATGTTTGTTTTTTGCCATGGAGTGTCCACCCTACAATAACGTAGAAAACTTGAAATAACTGCAAGGTTGTGTTGCTTAAGACCATCAAGTCTCAAGGAAATTACATTGAAATCATAATTTGTAATCCTATGATTACAAATTATGACCAAAGTATGTAAAAAGGCAAGAAAAAATTTACTAGAGTCGAAAGAAATGGCCGTTAGTTATATCGTTAGTCTAAAAAGTTCTTATTTAAAGGCACTTACGGCATTCGAAGGACGCGGGCGGAAATTGAACATAAGAAATTTTGTCAGTAAAAGCTGGCATCTTTTGCGGCTTTCTCAGCTTCCGGGACAGGTGATTTCTGCCCATGGGAAATAAAGACAAGAAACAATTCCTACTGAATTAGTGTAAAATGCGGTTAGTCCACTCTGACGGTGGTCAGTTAATCGTATAAAAACTTAAGTTAATAATTCGGAGAAAATCGATGAGCGTACTAGTTGGCAAACAAGCCCCTGATTTTACAGTTCCTGCTGTGTTGGGCGATGGACAAATTGTGGATTCCTTCACTTTCTCGCAAGCCACAAACGGAAAATATGCCGTATTGTTTTTCTATCCGCTGGATTTCACTTTCGTTTGTCCAAGCGAGTTGATTGCTCTGGATCATCGCATCGATGATTTCAAGAGCCGGAACGTGGAAGTCATCGCCGTATCGATCGATTCCCATTTCACCCATAATGCCTGGCGTAATACGCCGGTCAACAAAGGCGGTATCGGTCCGGTGCGTTATACGATGGCGGCGGACATGGGGCATACCATTTGCCGGGATTACGACGTGGAAGCGGAAGAGCCAAAGGTGGCTTATCGAGGTACTTTTTTGATTGACCGCAACGGCATCGTTCGTCATCAGGTGGTTAACGATCTGCCTTTGGGCCGGAATATGGATGAATTGCTGCGTATGGTCGATGCTCTGCAATTCCATGAAGAGCACGGCGAAGTATGCCCTGCTGGCTGGAACAAAGGCGATGCCGGAATGAATGCAAGCCCTGCCGGAGTGGCCGAATATCTGGGCAAGAATGCGGAAAAGCTGTAAGGTCGATTAAAGCCGATAAGGCGCATGGTTTTACCTCTCTGCGCCTTATCCTTTTTATCCTTGATACACAGCCTAACTTTTTCCGCCGGCGGCGTCCGCAATCAATTTTCTTCTGATAAAAAAGCAGGCGGCGGTGGCGATGGCGACCGGTAATTGATAGACAAGAAACGCCATCATAAAATTGCCCTGGATCATTCCGACCAGACTCTTTACGAGGGTCAGATAAACCAGCCCCCAGGCAAGCCAGTAACCGATAAAGCCCAGCAGAGCCCACTTTAAAGGAGGCTCGCCCTTATTCTTCGCCGTTATATAAAACCAGACCAGGACAGCGACTCCTGCAAGTCTACCGATTAATAACATTTGTTATACCCCTTTGTATTTAGACAATTATTTTATTTACTCCCCGCTCCGGTTAGAATTAAACCGGCCGGCAAACCTCGGGTCGAGTATCATATTCGATTATCAGGCAACAATACATAGTTATTCCTGCAAAGGTGGACAGAATCTTCGGATTTCCGGGGCTTTGGGCGGGTCACAGGATTTTCTTAAGCAATTCAACCACCGCTCCAATCTATTTTGTCAGTGACGTATTCAGCATGGCGTTTGTCGAAAAACCATTAAAAATCCTGGCGGCATTGGCGATCGGGCTGCTTTTGTCGGGGCTGACGGCCGCAGCCGTTTTATCGTTCTTCATCGATCCCAACGCCTATAAACCTCAAATCATCGCGCTGGTCAAAGAAAAAACAGGACGCGAGCTGCAGTTGCCGGGGGAAATCGATTGGTCGGTCTTTCCCAGGCTGGGGATCAGCACCGGCCGAATCGTTCTGAACAATACTCGGGACTTTCCCGATCGGCCCTTTGCTACCGTTGAAAAAAGCGAAATTATAGTCAAATGGTTGCCTCTTCTTAGAAGACAAGTTCAGGTGAGCCGGATCGCTTTGCAAGGGCTTCATCTGAACCTGATAAAAAACAATCAGGGCCTCGTCAATTGGGCCGATTTAATGGCCCTGAATCAGGCCGAAGCGGGAAAAAACGTGGACCTTGACGAGGCTCGGCAAGCGCCGGAAAAGAACGCCGACGCCCGAACCGATTTTGCCGTCAATGACGTCCGTCTGACGCAGGCTTCGCTCGACTGGGACAACCGGCAAAGCGGCAAGCGCATTGAGGTGAGGGACCTTGAGTTGAAAGCCGAAAATGTGGCATTCGAGCAGCCGTCGATAATCAACGCTTCTTTCCGGATGACCAGGGCGGGCGCTCAACCGCTGCATTCGTTTCGGATCGCCTCCGAACTAACAGTAAACCGGTATTTTGATTCATTTAATTTAACGGGTTTCGAGCTGAACTATTTGCGGGAAGACAAGACGGCCACGGCCCGCTCGTTGGCCGCGAGCCTTAAGGCCGCCGACATGACCTACGATAGGGTAGGCCAATCGATGAAAATGACGGGAGTCATGCTGGATTCCGGCGAACTTCACGTCGGCGCCGAACTGAGCGGTGAAACGATGATCGACCACCCTGCCGTCCGGGGATCGGTAGCGATTCCCCGTTTCAATCTGGCCGAATACTTGCTGCAGGCGGGTCTTGCCTTGCCGGCCATGCAGAATGCCAAGGCATTGACCGCGGTAGAGCTCCAGCTCAATTTGCTGGCGACTGCGGAGGGAATAACGCTCGAAAAAATCGCAGGCCGGGTGGACGACACCCAGGTGAAAGGCTTCGCGAGCTTCCGGAATTTTGCCCGGCCTGAAACCGATTTTGATCTGCAACTGGACACGCTCGATGCGGATCGTTACCTGCCGCCTCAATTGAAAAAAGAGAAGCCGATGACCACGCCGGGCATCGCGCTGGCGGCCGCTTTGTCCAAATTGCCGGCCGAAACCCTGAAAGAATTGGATATCGACGGTAATTTGTCGCTGAGTCAACTGAAAATCAATGATTTAACGCTTCAGGACGTCCGCCTTCGGATAACCGGAAAACAGGGTGAAATAACGTCGACGCAAGCGATCGGGCGGTTTTATCAGGGTGCCTACGACGGCAGCCTCAGCCTGTCGCTGCATGATGACGATGGCGCGCCGCTCTTGTCGCTTCATGAAAACATGGACCGTGTCCGGATCGAGCCTTTGTTGAAGGATTTGAAAGGCAAGTCCTCCATGACCGGCATCATGAAACTTTCGAGCCAACTGCAAGGGCAGGGGCGTACGGCAAAAGAACTCAAATCCAGCCTGAACGGGAAAATGGATTTTCAATTCCGGGATGCCGCCGTCAAGGGATTCAACCTGCAAAAGATCATCGACGATGTCAAGGCATTGAATAAAGAATCGGCCGTGCTCGCGCCCGGCGGGAACGAGCAGACCGTGTTTTCGGAGATCAGCGGTACGGCAAAGCTCAGCCAGGGCTTGATACAAAACGATGACCTGGTGGCCGACTCTTCGCGATTCCGGATGGACGGCAAGGGGAGCGCCAATCTGAACACCGACGGGCTGGATTATCAACTCGTAACCCGGCTGAAAAAAAACCGGGCGGCTCCGGCCGATGCCGAGCAGTTTCACAGCACCCCCGTGGTCATCCACATCGGAGGCACCTTCGGCAAGCCCGTCTATAGCCTCGACGTTTCGGCCCTGTTGACCGAAAAAAACAAGGCGAAGCTCGAAAAACTGCTGGACAAAAACAAGGAAAAAGTAGACAAGTTATTGGATAAACTCGATAAAAAACTGGGGCCCGGCGCCGGCGATTTACTAAAGAAAATTTTCTGACATTGACCAAAACACATAGATTGCTTCCCTCCCTGTAACCGGGTCGTCGAAAGTCATTTCCAGCCTTAACCATGTCTTCTTCCATTCCGAATTTAAGTCCGACGGTTTTTCAGCAGCACATTCTTGCCTGGTTTGACCGATGCGGCAGAAAGGATTTGCCCTGGCAGCAGAATAAGACGCCTTACCGGGTGTGGATTTCCGAAACAATGCTGCAACAGACGCAGGTCGCCACCGTCATACCGTATTTTCAGGCTTTTACGGAACGCTTTCCCGACGTCGAAGCCCTGGGCGAGGCTTCGGTCGACGACGTGTTGCTGCTTTGGTCGGGACTGGGCTATTACAGCAGAGCCCGAAACCTCCATAAAGCGGCGCAGCGGATTGCCCGAATGCCGAGTTTTCCGGATACCCTGGAGGAACTGCTGCAACTGCCCGGAATCGGCCGGTCGACCGCAGGCGCCATCCTGAGCCTTGCATTCCATAAAAGCCACCCCATACTGGACGGAAACGTCAAAAGAGTATTGTGCCGATTCGAAGGCGTAGCAGGATGGCCCGGCCAGGCGGCCGTGGACAAACAACTTTGGGCCCTGAGTTCACATTACACGCCTGTGGACCGGGTGGCCGATTACACGCAAGCCATGATGGATCTTGGGGCGACCGTCTGCACCCGGAATCGTCCGAATTGCGCGGCTTGCCCTTTGGCAAGCGATTGTGCCGCCCGTCTCGCCCAGCGGATTTCCGCTTATCCGGAGGCGAAACCCCG from Methylosarcina fibrata AML-C10 harbors:
- a CDS encoding peroxiredoxin, whose protein sequence is MSVLVGKQAPDFTVPAVLGDGQIVDSFTFSQATNGKYAVLFFYPLDFTFVCPSELIALDHRIDDFKSRNVEVIAVSIDSHFTHNAWRNTPVNKGGIGPVRYTMAADMGHTICRDYDVEAEEPKVAYRGTFLIDRNGIVRHQVVNDLPLGRNMDELLRMVDALQFHEEHGEVCPAGWNKGDAGMNASPAGVAEYLGKNAEKL
- a CDS encoding AsmA family protein, which encodes MAFVEKPLKILAALAIGLLLSGLTAAAVLSFFIDPNAYKPQIIALVKEKTGRELQLPGEIDWSVFPRLGISTGRIVLNNTRDFPDRPFATVEKSEIIVKWLPLLRRQVQVSRIALQGLHLNLIKNNQGLVNWADLMALNQAEAGKNVDLDEARQAPEKNADARTDFAVNDVRLTQASLDWDNRQSGKRIEVRDLELKAENVAFEQPSIINASFRMTRAGAQPLHSFRIASELTVNRYFDSFNLTGFELNYLREDKTATARSLAASLKAADMTYDRVGQSMKMTGVMLDSGELHVGAELSGETMIDHPAVRGSVAIPRFNLAEYLLQAGLALPAMQNAKALTAVELQLNLLATAEGITLEKIAGRVDDTQVKGFASFRNFARPETDFDLQLDTLDADRYLPPQLKKEKPMTTPGIALAAALSKLPAETLKELDIDGNLSLSQLKINDLTLQDVRLRITGKQGEITSTQAIGRFYQGAYDGSLSLSLHDDDGAPLLSLHENMDRVRIEPLLKDLKGKSSMTGIMKLSSQLQGQGRTAKELKSSLNGKMDFQFRDAAVKGFNLQKIIDDVKALNKESAVLAPGGNEQTVFSEISGTAKLSQGLIQNDDLVADSSRFRMDGKGSANLNTDGLDYQLVTRLKKNRAAPADAEQFHSTPVVIHIGGTFGKPVYSLDVSALLTEKNKAKLEKLLDKNKEKVDKLLDKLDKKLGPGAGDLLKKIF
- the mutY gene encoding A/G-specific adenine glycosylase; protein product: MSSSIPNLSPTVFQQHILAWFDRCGRKDLPWQQNKTPYRVWISETMLQQTQVATVIPYFQAFTERFPDVEALGEASVDDVLLLWSGLGYYSRARNLHKAAQRIARMPSFPDTLEELLQLPGIGRSTAGAILSLAFHKSHPILDGNVKRVLCRFEGVAGWPGQAAVDKQLWALSSHYTPVDRVADYTQAMMDLGATVCTRNRPNCAACPLASDCAARLAQRISAYPEAKPRKVKPVKESVFLILSNGENRILLEKRPPAGIWGGLWSLPEFDSVDSALNWCSEKKIGMVCRQLMPKRRHTFSHYHLDYQPLVVRTDALLDDTVGEADRSVWHKAEQIEGLGLAAPVKLLLQQAIQFN